The Anopheles gambiae chromosome 2, idAnoGambNW_F1_1, whole genome shotgun sequence genomic sequence gtttaacgcttacacacacacacgcgcctaCCTACCCACCCGTACGGGGTCACATTTTCATCGAACCACCAGCGATTAATCGTAAACACGCTGCCTGCAACACCGCACagagcacaaaaaaaggtatGCACCCGGATGCCCGCAAGCCGGGGGAACAGAGCGCTGAAAACGGGAAAAAATCTGCAGCTATGTCGTCGAAATTGCACCGACGCAGCGTACGGTTTCACGTGTGTCCGCCCGGATTCACCGAAATCGACTGAGAGCGAAAAAACGATCGCCTTCTCTTTTGCGGGTAATTTTTACCCCCGTCGAACGACGAGCGACGCTCTCGGCGAAcatttctctctcgctctcgctctccttcTGATGTGTCGCTCCCGGTTTGCGGTGTTTCgtagtggattttttttctttcttccagAAGCGGCGAACTTACGTTCGGTTCTGGCGgataaattttacacaattaatTCCAAAAAATCAGTCAGAAACATTCAAGAagcatttaaatttattcctTACTGGCTTACGGACCCTATCGAAAGGACAACattgtaaaaagaaaaaagaagaaacaagacACCGCTTATTTTCCTTACATTAATTTTTCTTCGCGCAAATCACGTTAGAGCACGCCAAAAACTGTACAGCATGATTACTTAGGATTGTTACATGACAAAGAGAAGCTCGCCTTTGCATCCGTCTAAAAGCTACATTTCAATGTCCATCGTGGCCGGATCTGGCGCTGCTGATCCCTGCGGCCAGCCCGCGCCGCTCCCGTCCGGCTCAAAATCCAAATCCTCGTCGTAATCGGGCAGATCCGGCAGTGGTTCGTCACTGATGGCCATCGAGTCTGGCGCAGCTTCgctgttattgttatttttcatcgCTTTCCGCTCCTCACGCTCCCGTTCCTCCAACTGTTGGGCAACCTTCGAGAGCACGGACTGCACGCGCTCCTGGGGCGGCTGCCAGATCATCAGCGCAGTGCACGGCTTTTCGATGCGCTGCAGCAACGCTTTGGGCAAGATTTCGCCCCGGCCGTCCAACCGGCGCACCTCCTCGCAGATCGCGATGCGCTGTGCTTTCTTTAACCGTTCCTCCAGCTCCTGCGGCGACATGCACACGTGGTACGCGTCCGCGTCGTCCGAAACGTTGCCCGCATCGCCCAGCAGCATGTCCTCTTCTCGGCTGGAGTGGGCACGAGGGTCAGCTGTGGACGTCTGCGTACGGATGTCGTGTGCGGTGTATTCGGTGGAAAGGTGCAGATTGTTGAAATGCGACGACATTACTTCCTCGGTGAGAAATTGCTTCGATGGACTGGTGGAGAACGGTAGTAGGGAAAAAAGCGTCACTCGGCTGTTCTCCACACTCTTCAGACGAACGTGCAATACTTACATTGGGATGACGTCGGGATCGGGCTTTCGTTTTCTGAGTTCCGGCAGGAAGGAGACCGGCGCGGGTCCAAACGATGGTGGACTGCTACCGGATGGCATCTGGGGGATGGGCGAGGGTGGTCCCGTGATGGGGCTTGGTCGGATAACTGCATTGAATTCCATCACTTGCCCCGGTTTCATCCCGTACGACCAGGGCATTTCGGCAAAGTTGAACGGTGCACCCGTAGGCGACGGCATTATTTGTGATGGCAGTATGCTCGGATTTCTAAAATGTATACAGTGGGTAAATAGAGAACCGAAAAACGCTGCACAGAACAGTTAACGAATGCTGCACTGATCGAACCTGATCTTGAGGGGAGAGATCCGCTTCGTTCCCTGGTAGAAACTAGAATGGGATGCCATCTCGGTGCGTCGCCGAGCGATGGTGTGTCCTTGTATGTGTGCGTAGTTATGGAAATCCAACCCCGTGGAAGGTGCTCGCACGTTCCAGAACTTTCCCGCAACTGCCCGAACTATTGTATGGCGcttttctttatttcaaacataaataaacacagTAAAATTCCACAAATTGTTCGGAGCACGCAAAAAAGTATGGAtttttctttgccttttttgttttgttgttttttctttgacGTGCTGCAGCAATGGTAAATATTGTGAGACCAGTGCGGCCAGATTATACGCTTCACTCTGGTCACTCTGCCCACGGGGCAAGGCGAGCTTTCGAGAGACAGAAACGTCAATAACCGTcacaaaaacttaaaaaaaaccgtcACCAGTGAGGGAAAATCGCACTGATTTGGAGGGCTTGGCGACGGATTTTTAAGTAGTAGTAGATTTCCACGTTTCGATCGAGGGCTTTTGAGGGTGGCCGCCAGAAAGATCGCCTTGCCCTGTGGGCAGAGTGACCAGAGTGAAACGTCAAACGgcgttttaatttcaaaacattttcgtACAACAGTTCCGCGCTTTCCCATGGCAACTGACGTTTCGTCGAATGTACAACGGTCCTCGTAAAACGATGCTCAGTGCAATATAGGAAACAAGCTTTATTGCGTGTTTTCCTTTTAGTGTTATCCTTTTAATATGTCGATCGGCTGCTGATTTAATGTGTAAAGTGAGGTTTTAATTGCGCACAATGGCGGACTCCCCGCGTAGCATACTCGTCCGGCTGGAGCAGCTGAAACAATGGCAGGAGGAGCAACAGCGCGTCCTGCTGGAAAAGCATctcgcccagcagcagctactGGAACGGGAGCAGCAGAAAATGTACCAAGTGTTGGGACTGCGGCAGCACTCGCTCGATAATGCCGGTGATGACGGTGGTGGCGAGGAATCGTACGCGGAAGATGACAGCGAGCCGGAATACGAGGAGACAAATCTACAGGCGCAGCTAGCGTCCGAGCGGTTACAGCAGCAAGCGGCGTCCGGCAGGGATGATACGACCGTATTCGATTCGGAAAATGAGCAACCGACAGCCGAACAGGCGCAGGCTTTGCAAAAGACGAAAAACGTCCCAAAAAAGCGTTTCTTGAAGCGAGGCGAAGGATTGCGTGCCAGGTTTAAAGTAGATCCGGATAAGTTTAAGCTAGAAAATTTACCTAAATACAAATTTGCTAACCATAACAGAGAGAGAAGCAATCGCAAGGGTGAACCCCGGCAGCAGCAAAGTGATGGCGTTAGTTCGTCGGCTCCGAAAGCCTCTCGCGCGTCAGGCAGCAAACAGGGAAAGGTGGAAGTAAAACCACCACCGGTCGAGAAAAAACTCCGCAACAAGAGTGACCAAGGCATTGTGCTGGACATTAACCGGGTGCAGGATAAAAAGCTCATTAGCACGCGACGCATGGGTGGATCACTTCCTACGATCAATGCCGAGGCGACTACGCAGGACGCGCACACGAACGAGACCGATCAGATGTTGGCTGACAGAGTGAAACGGTTTTCAGTTACAGATATGATCGAAAAAATAGTTGAAAAACCACCCGCAAAGCCGAATCTGCCGTGGAAGAAAAGGCTTCTCGATCCAGCGGTTCCACCCAAGGTGTCGAAAGAGCAGCGTGATCTAAACTTTTTCGAACTGCTCGAGAAGAAGGTAGTAGGTAAGAATTTTAGCCCCAACTCGAGTAGCATACTCCGCTTTATAGCGGCAAACGAGTCAACCGCGAACGAAGAAACGCTTACAAATGACGAAAGTATGTACGAGCCGACTGCAACCGGTACGGCACTGGTACGCCAGGAGGAAGTTATTGTGAAGGATCGGCTTTCTCCGCCACCATCACGAGCAGACCTTAAGGAGGATGACTCCGATGAAAGCGATGATGACCGGGCACACGTTCACTTTGCTGAGGATGGTTCAAAATGTAGCGCGGGAGAGGACACGGACGTTACCGAACACGAGACGTACCACCGCATGCAACGAATTACGTCTAGCAAAATGTCCACACCAAATGATAAAATGATTACACGTTCTGAATCGCACGAACAAACAGGCCAAGCTAGCGAAAgtgacgaggaggaggaagaggatgaAGAGGAGAAGGGGCGAACTAAAGAATGCGCTgaagacgatgacgacgacgacgcaacGGTGGACAGTGCCAATGGGCAGTCGGAAACCGAGGACACAACGGTGGCGGGTGTAAACGTTGACGATACCCTTCGCAGCGAGATCCTTGCGAAGAGCGAACTGCTGAAGCAGCGGCTGACCGAACTGGAACGGGAAATCGACAACTATCGACGCGAAAACGCGGAGCTTATACAGGCCAAGCAGGAGCACGAGCTGGAGCGGCTCAAGCTGCAACAGGAACGGGAAGAGCTGGAAGAGCACATGAATGATGAGCGCATCAAGATGGAGGTCTACTTTCACGACGAGCGTATGAAGATcgaaacggaacggaagcaaGCGCTGCGCGAAGCGcagaaaccaaacaaaaaggatCGGGAGGAAATTCTGCGCCTGAATGAGGAGCTGGCCGAGATGCGCAAGCAGCAGAAGGAGCGTGAAGCAAAGCACAGTGCGTCGTTGGCGCGGTTTCGGGCGCAGCTGAAAACGGTAGATAAAGAGTTGCAGGAGGTGCGGCTGGAGCTCGAGGTGGCGAAGAAGGACAACCGACGGCTCGAGACGGAAAATACGCGCCTGAAGCGGCAAAACAACAGTCGGATGTTGGTGGAAATCAATCGCAACATTGCCAAGCTGGCAGCCGGCGGTACCGAGCCCGCCGCCGAACGGCAAGAGTCCAAAGAAGTGAATGCAGCCGCTGCGCAGGATAAATCTAAAAGAGGCTTACAACCGAACCGCCCTAAAACGCAACAAGTTGGTGAGTCGAAGGTAAGCAAGGCGTCGGTGCAGGTTGCGAGGGCAAAGGTTACAAGCCATCCGCCGATGCGGGGGAAAGTTACAATGCGTACGAAAGCTGTCCGCATTCAGGAGCAGCAGGAAGGTTTGAGTTCCGAAACGGACGAAAATAATGGAAATAGGTTTTATGCACAACATGATTCTTCTGACGATGATTCCGATCGTCCTGTGAATGGAAATAAGAGTACCGAAGACGAgggcgatgatgacgatgacgaggaCGATGACGAGGCGATTGGTGAAAATTCCAGCTCGGCGCAGGATAGTTCTGCAGTGCAGTCATCGTACTTCCCTAAGAATCCTGCCGTACGCAAAACGCTCTTTAACGCGGTAAACCTAAACGAAGATACGGCTGTACCACGGCAAGGCTTGGTGCGCAAAGAAAACCCGCTCACGCAGTGTGATCTACTCGACCGGACACCGGAAGCGGCGGAGATGATAAAGAGCATGAAGCGTGAAATCGTGAATGCGGACGGCAGTCGGGACATTTGGTATCCGAATGGcaatttgaagaaaatatcAGCGGACGGATTGATCATACGGATGCTGTATTTCAACAAGGACATCAAGGAAACGAATATGACCGAGGGTACGACCAAGTACTACTACTTCGAGACCAATACCTGGCACACGACCTATCTGGATGGGCTGGAAATACTAGAGTTTCCTGAGTAAGTAGCTCACAGTTCGAGTTCTGCATGGTAAAGGaccttttttaatttgtttctcccccccccccttttagTGGCCAAACGGAGCACCGTTTCAAAGACGGATCGACGGAGGTTCACTTTCCAAACGGATCTATACGCACAACGAACCCGAACAGTGCAGACATAGCCGAAGAGTGGAAGTATCCAGACGGTACGACGGTAATCATCCGCAAAAACGATGACAAAGAGATAAATCTACCGAACGGGCAGGTTGAGATCCACACCAAGGCCCACAAGCGGCGCATCTATCCAGATGGGACGGTTAAGTTCGTGTACCCCGACGGCAGCCAGGAGTCCCGGTACTCGAATGGACGCATCCGGTTAAAGGATAAAGATGGCCGTTTGATATCCGACACTGGTGGGGGGCCTTAAGCATCAACGTGACACACCGCGGTGACGAGATTTAGACGAGAAAGTGCAAAACCTCCCGCTGGATGGTGGGTTAGCGTATTTGATAGGACTAATTTATTCGTTCGTTTCCGGTGtgatttgttttccgtttttgtaCAATAAATTACACCTCTCTGCTCTGAACGCTGGCGGGATGAAGGCTGGCCACTCAGCAGGAACTGGGAAACACACACCGTTCAATCATTCTCACTGTCGCTTCTCAACCTTACCACTAGCGGAACGGCGTGTTAAATGTTGTGCACAATCCGACAAGGTTAGCCTGAAATCGACCGGTTTCATGTGCAGCTCGGTTCCGAACAGCTGCCGCAGACAGTCCCGAGCAGCCTCCTCCACTGCGACCGTCTGGTTCTCTCCGTACCCCGTGCCCAGCAGCTTGCGGTCACTGTAAATGCCAACCTGGTGCGCTGCCAGCAGCGTGTTCCTTCCAACATTGCCGATAAGGCGCGGTTCCGGGTCGGCAAGGCCTCGCTCTTTGCAGTACTCCTGCAGCGTGCGAAGCGGATCGGCTATCTCCAGATACTCGTACAGGTCGCGCTGGTTCAGCTGACCGCACAGGAAGTCGCGCACGAACAGGAAGCAACGCTCATCGCCCGAAGAGCGTTGGAGTGCCGCAACGATGGCTTTCAGCGTCGATGCCAGCAGAGCGTCATCGATGGGGAACTCCGCCGCCATGATGATGTCCTTCGTTCCGAGATGGGCCGATACGTGGGCGAGCTGCGCTTCGCTGGTGAGTGCCTCCCTCACGGAAGCGATAAATTGACGCGGTAAGCGTGGCAGCGCCGTCAACAGGAAAGCCTCTACGTACTCCGCAACCAACTGTTCGCCTTGCGCAATCAGCTCCCTGTTGTCGTGCACGCCTAGCACCGGTTGCTCAATGCCGACTGCTGCCTGTTTGCGCGTTTCCTGCTCGATGAACGATTGATGCGTAAAGGCTTGCTGTAGCACGTTTGCATCGAAGGACTCTTGCAATCGTTTGCCAAAGGCAAAGATTTCTGCACTATAGTTCCAGTCGGAGTGGGACGATCGGGGCAGCGCAGCTTCCGGGCCCATCTTTTCCCGGCGCCGGCGAAGTTCGCGCAACGTTGGTGCCACCCACCGGTGCACATCCCGGTTCCGGTGAATGTCGAATCGTTGAGCCCCTCGGAGCAGCGAGCGTGTAACACTGAACAGCATCATTGTCGGGGGGAAAACACTGCCTTTAATTGCACAAAATCGTAAAACACAGTGTCCGCGTTGTTCCGGCGATCACCGAAACGCAATGTGttgttatttgttgtttttctgcgCTGTCAATGACAGTTGCATAAGCAGTGCGTTTGACAGTGCTGGCATGAACTGTGGTAATTTGCTGACTTTACCACAGCTGAGTGTCATTTTGGTATTGGACTTTGAATCGGCGCAGGCGGCGGTTCAAAAATATCGAAATGTAAATACGGAAACGCCACACGTTGAAGGGAAACGTTGAGCCGGCGAAGGAAATTAGCCATTTTTTCGGCCGATAAATAGCATTTTGTCAGTTGCTGGTAAGTGTTTTTGACATCGGAGGTATTTGAAAATGTTGTGGACGGAATCAAAGTTGCGCAACATTGTGCTCTGGGCCGCTCGCTACGTGCGACGGTTTTCAGACGCTAGAGCTGTCAACAACCACGTGCAGCTAAAGGGCGCAGCCATCGCGATCCTTCCGAGGACCGAGGTCGGGACGACGACCTCGGGGTGACCGTTGACATACACTTCACTGCAGGCCATCCGCGATAAGAGGTGCGAGCGCGAGCATTAGGGACTAGCGGGCGTATaggttttttgtatgtaaagTTTTATTGCGTTGTACATCGTTATTGTAATATAGTGTTTTAAGTACTTTTTATCCTGGTGTTCGGATTGTTTATTTACGTGTTAAAGAACataaaagtggcgacgagaAGTATTTTCCTCATCAGTGTGTAGAACCTgcgttgtaaaaaaaaaagaaaaaaaactgctccTTCTCTAACTGAAAAAAACGCGCAGTGCAGTgaaattgtttaataattaaaaaaaaaaaacctattcagtgagtgtaaaagaaaaaaaaagtatataaaaAGGATCATCAGAACGTGTGTAGTAGGATAGCTAAGCTCAGTAGCTTGATTGAAAAGTTCGTGTACAgttcggttttattttttttcctgtcgaggacaattttttttttctctctctgcaaataatttataaaatgaATACCAGTGGTGATGAAGAAAGGCGCTCTAGTGCGGGTTTTAATGTGCAACCGACGCACCAGCTACAAAATGGTTCTGGAGAACCATCAGTGCAGCAACCTCCATTACAAACGCCGCCATCGGTGTCGATGGATAGTTCGTCGATGATGCAGATCTTGAAATTAATGCAGCAACAAAtggcgcagcagcagaacaTTTTGGCGCAGTTAATGCAGCAGCAAGGGTCAGGCCAAAGTTCATCCACAACACCGGAACAAATCTTGGATTCGTTGTGCAGCCACATTAAAGAATTTAAATACGATGCTGAGGCTGGAACGACATTTGCCGCATGGTACAACCGCTATGAGGACCTGTTCGAAAGAGATGCTGCCCGGTTGAGCGACGAAGCAAAAGTGCGCCTTCTCATGCGCAAGCTAGGAACTCTTGAACATGACCGGTATGTAAATTTTATCTTGCCAAAGTTCTCACGAGATTTTTCATTACCAGAGACGGTCGCAAAGCTGACAGATTTGTTCGGAACTAAGGAGTCCCTGTTACATCGACGGTTCAAATGCTTAAATACGGTGAAGGGGAAGACGGAAGATTATCTAGCGTACGCATGTCGCGTCAACCGGGGTGTAGTCAACTTTGAGTTAGGCAAGTTGACGGAGGAACAGCTTAAATGCCTTGTATTTGTTTGCGGGTTGAAAGATGATAAGGATGTGGAAATTCGTCAAAGACTGTTAGTGCGGATCGAGGAACGTCCTGAAACCACCCTGGAGCATATTACAACCGAATGTCAACGCATTATCAACTTAAGACACGACAGCGCAATGATCGAAAGAGAGAACACCGAACAAGTCTATGCAGTGAAGCATAAGGAAACACAGTTCCAGCATTATCGAAGCAACCTGCCATACGATTCGAAACCCCCTAGCAGATCGTGCTGGCTATGTGGAGGACTACACTGGTCTCGAGACTGTACGTACCGTACTCACAAATGTACCGATTGTGGAAGAATAGGCCACAAAGAAGGATTTTGCAAAACGTACAACAATTATCGTCGGAACTATAACCAAGCGAATTTCAATCGTCAGCAAGCAAATACTAGAACGGTCTCAGTCAATGTGCACAGCGTTCAGGAGAGAAGGAAGTATGTACCTCTCAGCATCAATGGCATTCACCTCCGGCTACAGCTCGACACCGCTTCTGACATATCAGTCATTGGCAAAAATACCTGGAAACTAATCGGAGCACCCCCCCTTTCCCCGCCAACAGTCGATGCCAAAACAGCATCGGGAGCAGTGTTGCATATAATCGGCGAATTCAGTGCCAACATCACCATCAAAGAAGAGCAGCGTGTCGAGACGGTTTATGTTTCGCAAGCGGACTTGAAGCTGTTGGGAACCGACCTAATCGAGGCTTTTTCCTTATGGTCAGTGCCTGTTGACCAGATATGCAACGCCATTCAATCATCAACGAATAAGGAGCTACGACTACGTTATCCCAAGCTGTTTGGAGAGGGCATGGGCCTATGTACAAAGGGAAACGTTACTCTGCAGCTGAAAGAAAAGTGTCGTCCAGTTTTCTGCCCTAAACGTCCAGTTGCGTACGCTATGCTGGATGCAGTCGACAAGGAACTGGACCGGCTGGAGAAGCTAGGAGTCATCACACCGGTCGATTTCTCTGACTGGGCCGCACCAATTGTCGTCGTGCGGAAAGCAAACGGTCAGATAAGGATCTGCGGAGATTACTCGACCGGTCTCAATGGAGCCTTGCACCCCCAGGAGTACCCGCTTCCACTACCAGCAGATATTTTCGCCAGGCTAGGTAATTGCACTCATTTTACACAAATAGATTTATCGGATGCTTTCCTTCAGGTCGAAATTGCTGAGCAGAGTCGGAAGTTTCTAACCATCAACACGCATAAAGGGCTTTACTCCTACAACCGACTACCACCGGGCATCAAGGTAGCTCCTGCGGCTTTTCAACAGTTGATGGACAAAATGCTCATTGGATTGCGGGGAGTTTCCAGTTACATGGATGATATCATTATCGGAGGCAGGAATCAGAAAGAACATGatgatattttaaatgaaacgCTCGCTAGAATTCAAGATTATGGTTTCACAATTCGCgtagaaaaatgtttttttaatgagaaGCAAATACGGTATCTAGGGCACATAATCGATAATCAAGGCATCAGACCAGATCCGGAAAAAGTTAAAGTTATAACCAATTTGCCAGCACCATCAGATGTCAGTGAAGTAAGGTCATTCCTCGGAGCAATCAATTATTATGGGCGCTTTATTCCAAATCTACGAAATTTGCGGTACCCACTGGATGCACTACTAAAAGAAGGGAGAGAATTTGCGTGGACTGCAGAATGCCAgaaagtttttgaaaaattcaagtCAGTATTGTCTTCAAACCTATTATTAACCCACTATGATCCGCGACTTGAGATAGTGGTATCAGCTGATGCGTCTTCCGTTGGTCTGGGAGCAACTCTAAGTCACAAATTTTCTGATGGCAGTATGAAGGTTGTACAACATGCATCACGATCTCTTACAAAAGCCGAGCAAAGATACAGTCAAATCGACCGGGAAGGGCTAGCTATCATTTTCGCAGTGACCAAATTTCATAAGATGATATTTGGTCGGCATTTCCGTCTTCAGACAGATCACAGGCCTCTGCTAAGAATATTTGGAAACAAGAAAGGTATTCCTGTTTACACTGCAAACAGGTTACAGCGTTTTGCCCTTACGCTTTTAATGTACGATTTTGAAATCGAATATGTAACCACGGAGAAATTTGGAAATGCCGACATCCTATCAAGATTGATAAGCGAGCACAGCAAGCCAGATGAAGACTATATAATCGCCAATTTGGAGCTAGAGAAGGATGTAAAATCAGTAGTCATCAGCAACATCTCATCCCTACCAATCAATTTTACGGAAGTAGCCAAACAAACGGGAAAAGATTCAATTTTATCAAAGGTACTACATTTTACACAAAACGGTTGGCCACATAATACTATTTATACAGGAGAATTAGCAAGTTTTTATGCAAGAAGGGAAGCGTTATCAGCAGTGGATGAGTGTTTATTATTTGGCGAGAGAGTCATAATTCCAAACAGCCTTCAGGAACGATGCCTCCGACAGTTCCATCGTGGCCATCCTGGCATTCAAAGAATGAAATCGTTAGCTCGTAGCTACGTATATTGGCCATCCATCGATAAAGACATAAGCGAATGCGTAGCCTCTTGTGAGAGGTGTCAAGCTGTTTCAAAGTCACCTGCTCATTCAACTCCTATTCCTTGGCCTAAACCTTCATCACCATGGCAGCGTGTGCATATCGATTACGCTGGCCCTCTGGAAGGGGACTATTTTTTAATTGTCGTGGATGCATACTCAAAATGGCCAGAGATTGTAAAAACATCAAGCAATACGGCATCGGCGACTATAGCAATTCTACGAGGAATATTTTCACGTTTTGGAAATCCAGTCACGCTTGTAAGTGACAATGGCACGCAGTTTACTAGCGAGATTTTTGCTGATTTTTGCGCTCACAATGGCATAGAACATCTGAGAACAGCACCATTTCATCCTCAGTCAAATGGCCAGGCTGAGAGGTTTGTAGACACGTTCAAGAGATCGATGAAAAAGATTAGTGCAGAAGATACATCACTTCCGGAGGCATTGGACATATTTTTACAAACCTATCGATCGACTCCAAATCCGTCcacagaagaaaagaaatcacCAGCTGAGCTCATGTTAGGTCGTAAAATGCGAACAACTTTGGATCTGCTTCGTCCTACCTTAAATCCATTTAAACACAGTGTACCTGAGAAGGTGAGAGAGTTGTCCTGCGGAGATTTAGTGTACGTCAAGACATACAGCAGAAACATTTGGAAATGGGAGCCAGCAGTCATAACCGGAAGATGTGGCAACGTTATGTATGAAGTTGTAACCGGTGATCAACGTACACTTCGAAGGCATGTAAATCAAATGCGTAGGCGTAACGGaaatcagcagcatcagcagagcCGCTCTTCGAAACCCTTAGCTCTGGATGTATTTCTGGATTCATGGAATGTAATGCACGAGCCACCACCGTTGCTTGACGATCAGTGCACTCCATCACCTGTTCAGGCGCCACCGTTATCGTTATCATTGGCTCCAACAACGTGTCTTCCATCACCGAGTTGTTTgtcaccatcgtcatcgtcgactCCACCATCGTCTACAATACCGCCTGAGTCTGCTATCACATCGTCTGCGTCCtcgccatcgtcatcgtccaaTTCGGGTTCAGTCTACACTTCCTGTTCACCTACATCACCTGAAGAGTCTCCAACAGATGAACTAGATGACCACAAGGAAGAAGAACAGCTGGTACAAGTACCACGTAGGTCTTCTAGAAATATAAGACCCTCACGTTGGTTGGACCAGTACCAGCTATATTAacagggggagatgttgtggacgGAATCAAAGTTGCGCAACATTGTGCTCTGGGCCGCTCGCTACGTGCGACGGTTTTCAGACGCTAGAGCTGTCAACAACCACGTGCAGCTAAAGGGCGCAGCCATCGCGATCCTTCCGAGGACCGAGGTCGGGACGACGACCTCGGGGTGACCGTTGACATACACTTCACTGCAGGCCATCCGCGATAAGAGGTGCGAGCGCGAGCATTAGGGACTAGCGGGCGTATaggttttttgtatgtaaagTTTTATTGCGTTGTACATCGTTATTGTAATATAGTGTTTTAAGTACTTTTTATCCTGGTGTTCGGATTGTTTATTTACGTGTTAAAGAACATAAAAGAAAACGtaaaaaatagcaaatttGCTGCGACGGTATCGTCCGAGAATTGCTACAGACATCATAACAAGCAAGGATAGTTACCGTTTTATACAAAAATGTAGAACTGTAAATGTATTTCATGCCACGTTAAAGAGGATTATGGGATTAATGGCCGTTTGTTACAATCCCATGAACAAAGATTGCAGCAATTAGCATATACGCTACCGGGCCTTGGATGATGGCAATAACATTTCCCACGACCATAGAATCTTTCGCCTACATTTCTTTCATTATCCAACAATTCAAAACACAAATGTCTCCAAAAAATGTTGTCTTTAAAATTTCTAAATGTATTGTATTGAGATGATATTTTGTCGCTATTGGATTCCCTAGCTTCTGTTTGCACTAACTTTGAACAAGTAATTCAAGCTTCAACCCCCCCGTTACAATCATGCACAatccccctcccttccctccggTCGAAAGTAAAGCAGTTTGGCACTGGCAGCGGCACCAGAAGTGTTCCCTGATCCTTCAAAATCGATCCCCCCAGAGTCCCCTTATACTAGCAAGAGGCCAGCACGCTGCCCACTACCGCCTTACTCCGCGACGGAGTTACTCTGCAGGTACT encodes the following:
- the LOC4577022 gene encoding uncharacterized protein LOC4577022 yields the protein MASHSSFYQGTKRISPLKIRNPSILPSQIMPSPTGAPFNFAEMPWSYGMKPGQVMEFNAVIRPSPITGPPSPIPQMPSGSSPPSFGPAPVSFLPELRKRKPDPDVIPIPSKQFLTEEVMSSHFNNLHLSTEYTAHDIRTQTSTADPRAHSSREEDMLLGDAGNVSDDADAYHVCMSPQELEERLKKAQRIAICEEVRRLDGRGEILPKALLQRIEKPCTALMIWQPPQERVQSVLSKVAQQLEEREREERKAMKNNNNSEAAPDSMAISDEPLPDLPDYDEDLDFEPDGSGAGWPQGSAAPDPATMDIEM
- the LOC1281228 gene encoding centromere protein J, giving the protein MADSPRSILVRLEQLKQWQEEQQRVLLEKHLAQQQLLEREQQKMYQVLGLRQHSLDNAGDDGGGEESYAEDDSEPEYEETNLQAQLASERLQQQAASGRDDTTVFDSENEQPTAEQAQALQKTKNVPKKRFLKRGEGLRARFKVDPDKFKLENLPKYKFANHNRERSNRKGEPRQQQSDGVSSSAPKASRASGSKQGKVEVKPPPVEKKLRNKSDQGIVLDINRVQDKKLISTRRMGGSLPTINAEATTQDAHTNETDQMLADRVKRFSVTDMIEKIVEKPPAKPNLPWKKRLLDPAVPPKVSKEQRDLNFFELLEKKVVGKNFSPNSSSILRFIAANESTANEETLTNDESMYEPTATGTALVRQEEVIVKDRLSPPPSRADLKEDDSDESDDDRAHVHFAEDGSKCSAGEDTDVTEHETYHRMQRITSSKMSTPNDKMITRSESHEQTGQASESDEEEEEDEEEKGRTKECAEDDDDDDATVDSANGQSETEDTTVAGVNVDDTLRSEILAKSELLKQRLTELEREIDNYRRENAELIQAKQEHELERLKLQQEREELEEHMNDERIKMEVYFHDERMKIETERKQALREAQKPNKKDREEILRLNEELAEMRKQQKEREAKHSASLARFRAQLKTVDKELQEVRLELEVAKKDNRRLETENTRLKRQNNSRMLVEINRNIAKLAAGGTEPAAERQESKEVNAAAAQDKSKRGLQPNRPKTQQVGESKVSKASVQVARAKVTSHPPMRGKVTMRTKAVRIQEQQEGLSSETDENNGNRFYAQHDSSDDDSDRPVNGNKSTEDEGDDDDDEDDDEAIGENSSSAQDSSAVQSSYFPKNPAVRKTLFNAVNLNEDTAVPRQGLVRKENPLTQCDLLDRTPEAAEMIKSMKREIVNADGSRDIWYPNGNLKKISADGLIIRMLYFNKDIKETNMTEGTTKYYYFETNTWHTTYLDGLEILEFPDGQTEHRFKDGSTEVHFPNGSIRTTNPNSADIAEEWKYPDGTTVIIRKNDDKEINLPNGQVEIHTKAHKRRIYPDGTVKFVYPDGSQESRYSNGRIRLKDKDGRLISDTGGGP
- the LOC1281227 gene encoding large ribosomal subunit protein mL44 — protein: MMLFSVTRSLLRGAQRFDIHRNRDVHRWVAPTLRELRRRREKMGPEAALPRSSHSDWNYSAEIFAFGKRLQESFDANVLQQAFTHQSFIEQETRKQAAVGIEQPVLGVHDNRELIAQGEQLVAEYVEAFLLTALPRLPRQFIASVREALTSEAQLAHVSAHLGTKDIIMAAEFPIDDALLASTLKAIVAALQRSSGDERCFLFVRDFLCGQLNQRDLYEYLEIADPLRTLQEYCKERGLADPEPRLIGNVGRNTLLAAHQVGIYSDRKLLGTGYGENQTVAVEEAARDCLRQLFGTELHMKPVDFRLTLSDCAQHLTRRSASGKVEKRQ